TTTCTGGATTCCAAATACTTCGATGCGGAAACAGGATTGGAGATCATCAAACAGATCCGCGCTGAAAAACCGGAAGTCAATATCATCGTGCTGAGCTCACAGGAAAACATTGATGTGGTACTGGAAATGGTGAAGAAATACAATTGCAGCTATGTGCAGAAAGATGGAGATGCTTTTGAAAAAGTAGGCGAAATCGTAACAGAGATTTTTAAATAAGTTCGAAATCGAATAGTAGGGAATTTTCGGTACGTGCTTTCGTGCGGATCATCAATTTGTGTGCGTGGAAATTTGTAAGCTGGATTATTTAACCGATATTGAATCCATCATTGAAAGTATTTGAACTTAAAAACAGACACATGGCCCGATACAAACTACTTTTTGCTGCACTGTTTTCCGGATGCATACTGATTAGTTATTCCTTCTCCGGGAATCCCGGAGTAAAACCGGTTCATCCAATGGCTCGCCGGCAGGCAGATTTTCCGTCTTGCCCGGAAATAGATAAATACCCGATCATTTTCTCGTACGTAACAGACGACCTGAAAAAAGAACTGGAAGCCAAATGCATCACGCCTCTCATACTTTCAGAGAAAACAACGGCCTTTCAAAACCGTGAATCTTTCCCGGACGAAATTTACAGCGACTTTTACCGTGTCTTTGCAGTCAATAAAATCAATTACACCACCGCCACGCTCATGATCTACCTGATCGAAGAAGAACAAACAGAATCGATGCATGAAACGGACCGCCTGCTGCTGGTGATCTACGACAAAGACGGAGTCGCACGGGATGTCCTGAGTAAAAACCTCCAGGATGTTTTCAGTACCCGCGAATTCAAATTCACCTCCAACCGCGAATTCAATGTCGTAGATACCGATTCGGAATATTCTCCCGACCCGGAGTCCGAAGCAGAGGACAGAAGAAACGGACGTGCGCCGGAACCAAGCGTTTCAACCTTGTATTACCAAGTAGATCCGGTTGCCATGAAATTCAAAATGCTGGATTGATTCCAATCATAAACAGTCACAATTAACTAATGTACAAATCCACACTCTTAGCAGTAATACTGGCCTTTTCCTCAACCATCTTCGGGCAAAAACAGGCAAACAAGGAACAGCTTTACTTCATGTATTTCAAAACGTGGAATTTCCTGAAATACTACCATCCCGATCTGGCTTCCGGGAAACGGGATGCGGACAGCTTGTTTTTCAGCAACCTTTCCAAACTTCCGGCTGCAGAAGACCAGGAGGCGGTTCATAAGTTCTTCCGGACAATGGTCACTGATCTTTCAGTACCCAAATCGCAGGCGGGTTCCATCAAACCAAAAGACGGTTTAGTAAGTAATATCGATTTTTCCTGGAGAGAACGGCCCGAATTCTTTGACCCGGGAACAATACAGAAATTATCCGCGGTTTTTGAGAATCGCTACATCGGGAATAACCATTATTACCTGCCGGAACAAAGTTTCAATGCCGAACTTCCGCATGAGAAAGAATATGCTTTCGGGAAAGACGAAAACATTCCGTTGGAATACCGGTTACTCGCTTTGGCTAAAATCCAGGGCGTAGTGGATTATTTGTATCCGCATAAATACCTCATGACGCCTGCGAATGAATTTGATTTCCTGCTGCGGTCAGTGATCGCAAGGATGTTCCGCTACGATGACCGTGTGTCTTATGAATTGGTATTACTGAAATTAAGTGCCTGCCTGCAGGATTCCCATTCCTACAATTTTTACAGGCAAATGACCGCGAAAAAGAAGATTTTCAATAGTTCCGTATATCCTCCGTTTGCTTATAAGGTCTTTGAGGACGGAAT
The window above is part of the Fluviicola sp. genome. Proteins encoded here:
- a CDS encoding response regulator, which produces MSFWKDLFKSKEQEKTGLVFIVEDNKPYAETLKVFLSAEVPAIKEIKTFPVGETCLLELKKNPDIIIIDYFLDSKYFDAETGLEIIKQIRAEKPEVNIIVLSSQENIDVVLEMVKKYNCSYVQKDGDAFEKVGEIVTEIFK